Genomic DNA from Candidozyma auris chromosome 1, complete sequence:
TTAGCGAAAAATAATAACACCAATTAACAAAGCATTAGATGAACAATGCTAAGTACGAGTTACACTGTTGATTGTAGTTCATAAATGCACCCTGCCTACAAGAGGTTTTACCATCTCTCCTCATTCCTATGTACATGTATACGCCTCAGCTTAGGGGAAGGCGTCAGTAGTTCTCACCACCCTTCtgaaaatcttcttcactggATCAAATGTCTTAACCTCCACAGCGTTCTTAGGCAATTTCTTGCCCTTCGGAATGTCAAGCACTGTACCTGGGACAGTCTCTGGCAATACCTTGGGGATGTACTTATGTCTGAACTCTATGATCTCCTCGTGAGTGAAAACGCCTGGCGTGTTTAAAAGCTCGTTGATTGCCTGCTTGTGTTCTGCTTTGAGGATAATGTTCGTGAACTCGGCATCTAGCTTGGCGAGAATAtccgtcttcttctgctggaTCGCTTCTGCGGTAAGTGGTTTATGAACTTGGGTCATATGGTCCAaaacaacagcagcatcTAACTCAGAGGCGAACTTTTTGTATTCGTCAGATTTCTTCTTAACTTCTTGTTCCAGAAGCTCACCACGTCTTTGTGCCAACTGAAGCTCGAAGATTTCAGTGAATGTTACCTGGTCTCTTGCCTCCTCCAACGATTGGCCTATCTTCATGAGCGAACCGATTTTGAACAACCTCTCTGTAGCCTTGTCAGAATCTTTGAGTTCTGGAAACGTCTTTTGAATTTGTTGCTCCATCCACGACCTGTATTTTTGTGCAGAAGcttgtctcttctcttctgctctcttcaactcatcTTGGGCTAGGTATTCTTTCCTGCTCATGTGATCCTCCTCTTTCTTGGCCTCGGCCTCATCTAATATTTGCTCATACCCAAACCTTCTCAATCGTGGATCGAAGTGGTTTTTTGGTAACGTCTGGTCTTTTTTTAATGCAACACCCACAAACTTCCTCAATGGGTGGAAAGGGTCCAAGTAGAACTTCACGTAACCTGGCTCCATGGCAAAAATCGTGTGATCACGGCCAATAGCTACGTTTTCACCTGGGTGGATCTTGGTACCCCTTTGTCTCATTATAATCTCACCTGTATTGACAAACGTGTTCTCGTATGCCTTGGGCCCTAATCTACGACCCGCAGAgtcatttttgttggtCTTGGAACCGCTGACTCTTTTCGTGGCAGTACGGATCTGTGATAAGCCACCAAATGCACATGACTGGGAGATGCTGGAAAAAGACCCAGAAGACGTTCTCAAGAGCGACATATGTAAAATGGTGGTGGTCTTGAAGTTTCACGGCTACTGAAAATTTAGACAGAATAGTGCGATGTATGCCGGACATCCTCAGAACAAAGGATGGACCTTGCAAGCTCAAACCTGATCGATGACCGATGCTACTTAAAGAGGACATATTTTATCGCCTTTTATGAAGTAAAGTTTCTATCATGTTAAAATTGTGCTCAGTGTGTATCGACTTGTGATGTCCCTCGTAGGTGTAGAGGGCACTCAGTGCGCACTTGACCTGACCATAATGAAGGTGAGACTTCTCACCGTAAGCTATGCCAGATGCCAAAAAATAAACATTTAGgtttggaaaaagaaattgcGCAAGCCCGGAATCGAACCGGGGGCCCAACGATGGCAACGTTGGATTTTACCACTAAACCACTTGCGCTGTGGAAAGGTGCTCCGAGACGGGGAATTGAACCCCGGTCTACCACGCGACAAGCGGTAATTCTAGCCACTAAACTATCTCGGATGTGCTTGGAAATATACAGGGGCATCATGTTCTATACAATGCAAAAACATGTCTTATTACTTGGTTTTTTCCGGTCAACTTTTCACTGGATTAATTTTAAACCTCATCAATTATATCtttgatgttttgaagCCACTCAGCGAAATTGGCAACACTGAAGTCAATCGCTCCtctaatacatgaagtctttaaaaaaaaaagcgatACCTGTGATCGTTGTACCAGGTTACAGCAGTCAGAGGATCCGGGTTGTTCCATCTCAAAACTCATAACCTGATGAACGCCATTTGGCACAACGCCTATGGCTTCAGAAATTTACAGAATTTGCGGTTGTCAGACACTTCCTATCTTGACCTTAGCGACCCTCAATCAATGTAtccatcaaaaagaaagaaagaaagagaattaagaaataaaaaatgGTTCTCCAATATCATCGCTCTCATCTTGTCAAAACTCTTGACACTTCGGATCGGGCCGTTAACAACATCCGATATTATCGCATGTACAAAGCCACTCCCGAATCCCCGTTTCTCCTTTGCATCGGTGACAGTTTTTCGgccaccaccttcttttttccgCTGTCTATGCTTGCCAAAACGGTACTAAGCCCGCGCGAAGGGCATCTGATCTTGCTCTTCCATCGGCGATGCCGCTAGTCATTATATGCCAGAACCTGCTTGAGCTACATTGGGCATTAGTCAGAATGTTGCAATATATATATGCGCTCTGCCTGTCCCCACGCACAACAGCGTAATCAATAAACTTCTGAGGCATTGTGCGtttcaacatcaactaTACGGAGCTCCACCATGTCcagacaagaagaagcttttgtgGAGCGAAAAGACAATCCGGAATCTCTGTCATTACCGTCATCCGTGGTCTCCCAAGATGTGGAAGTCACCGACTTTCGTGGTCCCGGCGAGGACGAAACACAAAACAACTTGGAAAGGACACCGAGTATGCTACAAAGAGTGCAGACTcgactttcttttttcaacgaGCGTCTTCTGAAGCACAGAAAGCTGTTAGCTTTGAGATTCCTCACCGTGTATTTGATCATGAGCTTTTTTATTTTAGGAATCTTTTCTATTTATTGGGGGACTGGTTACAAGCGTAACACCAGATATGACCGTCTCAGAATGTTGGTGGTCATCGAGGATGCTCAGGTTGTCAACGGTACTGAGCCTGTCATTGGCAACACCCTAAAGCATATCTTGGAGGAGCCTCTGCTGCACGAGCTCGGAAACTGGTTGATTCAGAATCTTACGGAGTTTGAGGACACTGCCCGCAGCCATGGCAATTCGATTTACGACGAGGTGGCTCGCCAGGTGCACCATCAGGAATACTGGGCCGGAATTTACGTCCCTGCAAATGCCTCCAATGACCTCAAGAACGCTATCGTTGCTGGTGATACCTCTTACAACGTGAGCCAGGAGTCTGTTAAGGTGTACTACGAAACGGGTCGTGACATGATGGCGATGAACTCGTACGTCACACCAAATATTCAAAAGATCTCTGCGAGATTCGCTGCAAACACAAGCGGAGTCGTCAATGGTCTACTAGCTGGCATGGACGCCTCTAGCATTTTTTCAAACATAGACTCTCGCGAAGTTGCAACAActcctcttcaattttACATGTATGATGCCCGTCCATGGAATGACCCAACACTTTTTGCTCCATCACAGGTTGGCCTTATTTATATGATCATTGTGAccttttttggcttcaatttctttcTCGAAATCCACCAATCCGTGGCAAGCTTTGGCCTCAAAACTATCCACTTAATTTTATACAGAGTTTTGTCCTCGattttcactttctttaTCGTCAGTTTGGTGTACTCTCTTGTCACGCTAGCATTTCAAGTTGACTTCACGGTTGCATTTGGTCATTCAGGCTTTTTAGTGTACTGGATGACAAACTTTTTAACTATGTGGGCGGTTGGTGCTATGAATGAGACCATGGCGATGTGGTGTATCATGTACTACCCACCACTTCTCGGCTTCTGGATGTTGTTCTGGGTCATTGTTAacatctcttcaacttttaCTCCAATCGCCCTTTTGCCTAAGTTTTACAGGTATGGCTACGCCTTGCCAATTCATGCCTCGTACGAAATCACAAAAGTAATTTTTTTCGACACTTACAAAGGTGCCATGGGCAGAAACTTCGGTATCTTGGTCGCATGGGACGCATTTGGCACAATTGCATTGCTTTTGACCTCCAAAAAATTCGGCCAgaaaatgggtgcaaaagcTAAGGCTtcaaaggagaagatcaagcaaGAAGTGAGAGAGGagtacgagaagaagaacattGACCACAGCGTCTCCGAGTCTCCAAGGGAAAGAGCTGAACAATGAAGTACCCCTGCTTTTTCTTAAAGCTACCCGTGTATAGACGCATAATAATGAACTATTTAATAGAACGAACGCAGTGCAGGAAATGGCTTCCAcctttgatgaaagatgGCAGAACAAGATTGATTATTTTGTAAGGATATCAAGGCGGTTCACAAACATGTCGAAAAATTATCGCTACACATTAAGCCGAGGCAATTACTTAAGGTATACACCCAGggtgaagaaaagaagaatagACCTATTTCGAGAGCAATATCATTGTGAATGTGAAATACGCTAAAATTTAACCCTGATACATCTTTGTAACCATGCATCTTGTGATACCAGGCATGATATATAGTCGACAGAAGAGAAATCTACTGTTTGGTGCCTTTCATGTTTCATGAGGGTGAGGACGATTGGTATTCGGGAACAACTCGACCAAGAATACCCTGGGTGGAAGCAGCCAAAACTTCCAGGCCCGATGCAATTGTTTTAAATGCCCCGTTCTTCTGGACACAACATACAAGATTTCAAGACGTCAAATTGAGTTTGTCACACATCACATACtagaagagaaagaagcgACAGCTCGGAAACGATCAccaaactttttttttctgctccCGGAAATCAAAGCGGGCAACTTACTCGGTTTCCCCTAGGGGGCATTGACAGAAGCATGAATGTCCAATTTCAATGAGTCTGTTGTATGGTATTCCACTTGGCTCAGGACCACCAATTTTGGAGGCAGCCACTATGGAATTGAATAAATAAAAAGTAATCAAGTAACAAATTGATCTCTAGGCGTCACTGGTTGAATTCACTTAAAAAAAAGGCTTTCATTTTCACTCCACATCATTTATGCCTCTCGTATATTGTGATACTCATATAATTGGATACCGTTTTTGATTCCTTCACCCTTTGAAGCACTCATTACTAGGGAACCCACCCTAGCACGCATTGAGCGTATAGAAAGTTGAATGAGCAAGCGAATGATTAATTGCGATGTATCAGCTGAATAAGCAAAACTACGGTCTCCTCGTGAAAGGTTGAAATTTATCCTGGGTCTCTCTCGGGGCGCCGCAAAAGTTCACGACGCTATGAAGGGCCCTTCATTCAATGAATCAGCTTATCCTTCCTCGGCTAATtggatttgaagagcttttcaaggCAAAACTTCGATGATTAAAGTGGTTTGAAGCGTCTAGTAAAAAGGACGCCAAAAGTTCATATCGCTTCGTGGCTGCACTACAAGACTTCTCACTTTCTAGGCTAAGACTTATCCAAGCCCTCCTTTGTTTCGGGGATTTACTACTGATTTTGCTCTACGATATTCCAAATGGGCAATCCAATCGTCTCGTTTAGGCACAACTATGGATTTGACTGTTCATATTGAGAAATTCTGCTTCGAAATCATAATCGAGCTCTCTTGGTTCCAGGTCCGACCAACAATCGTGTCAAATAAGGTTTGGGGTATGAGAGCTGTCGGAGCAAAGTCATTGCTGTGTAGCACTCAACTTTGAAAtaaacaaaaacaaaagcCTCGGGTCCCAGGAGTTATACCAAGAATAGAACGAGTCATTTGAAATGCTCTCATTGAACTACATTCATCAATAGATCGAGGAGGCGCGACCTTCAGGGgaacggctgcaaaagccaCCGTGTTATGCATACTGATCTAAATATACTAGTCATCTCAAAATACTTCAGGTAGAGACACACGGTCACCCTTGGCCGGTTGCGGATTTTGCCTACGGAGATACTTCGGCTCCTACGTGACCCGTTGATGACTGGTCAATGATTCTATATATAGTAGTTTGACGAAGTATATAAAATGAATGCTTTTGCTCCTCAACAACTCGCGTGGTAAAACAACATGATCAGATACTTCGTCGCactcttcctctttgctTTCCTTACCTCGGCAACAATTGATCCAAAATATTTTGCGCTCCATGTCATTGATCCGGGAAATGACGATATCTTCGTCGTGAGAAACTATTCTCGTTATCCTATATTGGTGTCGCATCTGGACTACGAAGATCTCGACGGGCCAGTACTGGGTCCCCAAGTTTTCTATTTCGATGACGACGAAAAATTAAGAAGCTCCAAGAACGATGATTTCGTGTCGGTTCAGACATGGAACTCATGGGGGGAGAACAAGCAGACTCTTCTCTTTAATGACACGGTTTCGTTCGACGGTTTTCACAAGCAGGATGGTTACTTAGCCCACAACGGTAATAcgaccttcttctcatgcAATGCATATCCGACCGACAAATATGTTGAGTTTTTGACCATTGACGACAGTTGCTTCTTAGCCCATCCAGTGCAGTTACGACTCGTATATCCGGTATAATGAATAGCTTGCTTTCAGAAATTGCGTCAGAGTTTCCCTCCAAAGAATTTCAATGCCAAGTGAACACCGTAACTAATCTTACGGTCCTCGCCAACCTCATACACCTCAAGAGGTGTAATGGGGTTTCCTTGAGCatcgagcttctcttcttgtttttccGTAGGTTGTTTCAACTTGGGTTTAAAGTCTTCGAGCTGCAAGCGATGAGCGTGCAACATTAAATTATCAATTTCTGACCGCATACGatgcttcaagtcttcaTCCTTGGTGATGACAATTGCATTTGTCTCTAAATCTAACGAATATGCACgtttggtgaagttggaAGATCCGATGACGGTGATGCAAggttcatcttcttctggaaCTGTAATCCACAATCCCTTGGCATGATATGACCAGCCACCAGGAGTGTTTACGACACCATTTTGCCATTCATATAATTTGATGAGTTCGTCTTTTTCTCTGCgcttgagctcctccaagaactttttTGCGATCAATAAATACGCCTCCGGGATGTAATAAGAAACACCGGGGGATTTGTAGAATGAATTTGCCTTGGCAGATGCTGTAATCACGGTGCCTGCTGCTTTACCGTTGCACAACTTGTCTTGAATTTGCGGAAGCATGTTGAAGTACCCCGCTGTGAACCACCActtgatttttgatgaatctAAAAATGTCAAAAGACGCAAAATAGCTGGTTTCTCGGTTGAAGCGTCGTTCTGAGCATGAAATAAAGGAGTGAATTGAGAAACAGGGTAAACAATGGTGTCGAAATCGTCCGTATCAGTATACTGCTCAAAGTCATTGAGTTGgtgctgcttcaacaagggCTCGAGCAAATGAGATGAGTCGGAAATAAAGCGGTGGAAGTTTATATCTGGCTCGCACGACTTGTTTGAAGTTGGCCACGACAAACGGAAAGTCTGATGTTTATGAGGCTTCGCAGTTGTCAAGAGCTGATAAGAAAGACTGGCCACGGCTTTATGGATTTTGAAATAATAGTCAGTTATGGCAGCATCCTTGAACAAATAGTATCTGTCCTGACGGTCAGTGAAGTAATCTTGGGACAAGTTGGCCCCAGAAAGCATCACCTCATTGTCAAAACCATAGAGCTTCATATGCTGGAGGCCGAAGCTCTCGTTGACACGTTTCGGAGccaaattcttcttgaaaccaCTCAAGTGAGGGGTGTGGTACATTCTAATGTCGACTCTGTGTTTGCCGTACTTTTCCACGAGCGT
This window encodes:
- the MRP7 gene encoding mitochondrial 54S ribosomal protein bL27m, with translation MSLLRTSSGSFSSISQSCAFGGLSQIRTATKRVSGSKTNKNDSAGRRLGPKAYENTFVNTGEIIMRQRGTKIHPGENVAIGRDHTIFAMEPGYVKFYLDPFHPLRKFVGVALKKDQTLPKNHFDPRLRRFGYEQILDEAEAKKEEDHMSRKEYLAQDELKRAEEKRQASAQKYRSWMEQQIQKTFPELKDSDKATERLFKIGSLMKIGQSLEEARDQVTFTEIFELQLAQRRGELSEQEVKKKSDEYKKFASELDAAVVLDHMTQVHKPLTAEAIQQKKTDILAKLDAEFTNIILKAEHKQAINELLNTPGVFTHEEIIEFRHKYIPKVLPETVPGTVLDIPKGKKLPKNAVEVKTFDPVKKIFRRVVRTTDAFP
- a CDS encoding SNG1 family protein, with amino-acid sequence MSRQEEAFVERKDNPESSSLPSSVVSQDVEVTDFRGPGEDETQNNLERTPSMLQRVQTRLSFFNERLSKHRKSLALRFLTVYLIMSFFILGIFSIYWGTGYKRNTRYDRLRMLVVIEDAQVVNGTEPVIGNTLKHILEEPSSHELGNWLIQNLTEFEDTARSHGNSIYDEVARQVHHQEYWAGIYVPANASNDLKNAIVAGDTSYNVSQESVKVYYETGRDMMAMNSYVTPNIQKISARFAANTSGVVNGLLAGMDASSIFSNIDSREVATTPLQFYMYDARPWNDPTLFAPSQVGLIYMIIVTFFGFNFFLEIHQSVASFGLKTIHLILYRVLSSIFTFFIVSLVYSLVTLAFQVDFTVAFGHSGFLVYWMTNFLTMWAVGAMNETMAMWCIMYYPPLLGFWMLFWVIVNISSTFTPIALLPKFYRYGYALPIHASYEITKVIFFDTYKGAMGRNFGILVAWDAFGTIALLLTSKKFGQKMGAKAKASKEKIKQEVREEYEKKNIDHSVSESPRERAEQ
- the PEL1 gene encoding CDP-diacylglycerol--glycerol-3-phosphate 3-phosphatidyltransferase, translated to MVIRLAAAHNRMLGSVYNYFFGARQAASPKARSYATNNVAFPPEVSSSFHPRLTTIFQQLDAIAPRFTTKGSNIEVLTNPTDFYAKLKQKILNAQSKVFLSSLYVGKGQVELVETLSEALAKNEELKVYILTDALRGTREAPNNPSSASLLVTLVEKYGKHRVDIRMYHTPHLSGFKKNLAPKRVNESFGLQHMKLYGFDNEVMLSGANLSQDYFTDRQDRYYLFKDAAITDYYFKIHKAVASLSYQLLTTAKPHKHQTFRLSWPTSNKSCEPDINFHRFISDSSHLLEPLLKQHQLNDFEQYTDTDDFDTIVYPVSQFTPLFHAQNDASTEKPAILRLLTFLDSSKIKWWFTAGYFNMLPQIQDKLCNGKAAGTVITASAKANSFYKSPGVSYYIPEAYLLIAKKFLEELKRREKDELIKLYEWQNGVVNTPGGWSYHAKGLWITVPEEDEPCITVIGSSNFTKRAYSLDLETNAIVITKDEDLKHRMRSEIDNLMLHAHRLQLEDFKPKLKQPTEKQEEKLDAQGNPITPLEVYEVGEDRKISYGVHLALKFFGGKL